In Campylobacter sp. MIT 99-7217, one genomic interval encodes:
- the exbD gene encoding TonB system transport protein ExbD — MIKLPKNEGLNIVPFIDIMLVLLAIVLSISTFIAHGQIKVELPKSEFAESSSDEKKKLLISVDENNVFYLDDKTATLDEVKEAVNTLDKEQLVELKSDKNSKFESFVQIIDILKGAKHTNFQIITERQR; from the coding sequence ATGATAAAACTTCCTAAAAATGAAGGCTTAAATATAGTCCCATTTATAGACATCATGCTTGTTTTGCTTGCTATTGTTTTGAGTATTTCTACTTTCATTGCACATGGGCAAATCAAAGTAGAACTTCCAAAAAGTGAATTTGCAGAAAGTTCAAGTGATGAAAAGAAGAAATTACTCATAAGCGTTGATGAAAATAATGTTTTTTATCTTGATGATAAAACGGCTACACTCGACGAGGTCAAAGAAGCTGTCAACACCCTAGATAAAGAACAACTTGTAGAACTTAAAAGCGATAAGAACTCTAAATTTGAATCCTTTGTGCAAATCATAGATATTCTTAAAGGTGCAAAGCATACTAACTTCCAAATCATTACCGAAAGGCAAAGATAA
- a CDS encoding energy transducer TonB, with the protein MNRKTQSFILTCLIFSPILLFAVYGNPFKIEFKGEDEVTLILSQFIAQGQIVQAGPQTPPAPIPPEETKEKKKEKKHKKKHKQHEPLEKVAKKKKERIEEVQESASVPPGGAQVNTNTQTQIGTLALGQTDNPFLREVKKAIDEAARETYPRQAIRMNLTGTVLLEFVWLHNKILEQVKIISTSGHKILDSHTLKIIQKAARNFPQYKESVRIQIPVTYNLTNSK; encoded by the coding sequence ATGAACAGAAAAACCCAATCTTTCATTTTAACCTGTTTGATTTTTTCCCCTATTTTACTCTTTGCGGTTTATGGCAACCCTTTCAAAATAGAATTTAAAGGTGAAGATGAAGTAACTTTAATCCTCAGTCAGTTTATCGCACAAGGGCAAATAGTCCAAGCTGGTCCACAAACTCCACCAGCACCCATACCACCAGAGGAAACTAAGGAAAAAAAGAAAGAGAAAAAACATAAGAAAAAACATAAACAACACGAACCCTTAGAAAAGGTTGCAAAGAAGAAGAAAGAAAGGATAGAAGAAGTACAAGAAAGTGCGAGTGTGCCTCCCGGTGGTGCTCAAGTAAATACCAATACTCAAACTCAAATTGGTACTCTAGCTCTTGGACAAACGGATAATCCTTTCTTAAGAGAGGTTAAAAAGGCTATAGATGAAGCAGCTAGAGAAACTTATCCAAGACAAGCCATTAGAATGAATCTTACAGGCACTGTTTTGCTTGAATTTGTTTGGTTGCATAATAAAATCTTAGAACAAGTAAAAATAATCAGTACTTCAGGACATAAAATTTTAGATTCGCATACTCTAAAGATCATACAAAAGGCTGCAAGGAATTTCCCTCAATACAAAGAAAGCGTGCGTATACAAATTCCAGTAACCTACAATCTTACCAATAGCAAATAG
- the exbB gene encoding TonB-system energizer ExbB encodes MEFLKTHIDFIIIALLGFMGFIAVWCVIERLLFFRKVNLNEYENQESFDDAISENLTTLYIIYSNAPYVGLLGTVIGIMIVFYDMGLSGNIDVKSIVVGLSLALKATAIGLLVAIPSLMAYNALLRKITILSNKFKVHLKSVEK; translated from the coding sequence ATGGAATTTTTAAAAACTCATATAGATTTTATCATCATAGCTTTACTTGGTTTTATGGGTTTTATAGCTGTTTGGTGCGTGATTGAGAGATTGCTTTTTTTTAGAAAGGTAAATTTAAATGAGTATGAAAACCAAGAAAGCTTCGATGATGCGATCAGTGAAAATCTTACAACCTTATATATTATTTATTCTAATGCTCCTTATGTTGGACTTTTAGGAACGGTTATTGGTATTATGATAGTTTTTTATGACATGGGCTTGTCTGGCAATATCGATGTGAAAAGTATAGTTGTAGGGCTTTCTTTGGCTTTAAAGGCAACGGCTATTGGGCTTTTGGTTGCCATACCTTCTTTAATGGCTTATAATGCCTTACTTAGAAAAATAACAATTTTGAGCAATAAATTTAAAGTCCATTTAAAAAGTGTAGAAAAATGA